In Coriobacteriia bacterium, the following proteins share a genomic window:
- a CDS encoding type II toxin-antitoxin system Phd/YefM family antitoxin — protein sequence MKFVSVRDLRGKSADIWRQLPGEGEMVVTSNGRPIAILSTVQESNLEESLAAIRQARAIEAVASIQRRSAQAETDLLTDADIEAEIAAVRRVRNR from the coding sequence ATGAAGTTCGTCAGCGTTAGGGACCTGCGCGGGAAGTCGGCCGATATCTGGAGGCAACTGCCCGGCGAAGGTGAGATGGTCGTTACCAGCAATGGTCGCCCCATCGCAATACTCTCCACAGTCCAGGAATCGAATCTCGAGGAGTCGCTGGCCGCAATCAGGCAGGCGCGTGCGATCGAGGCGGTCGCGTCCATTCAGCGGCGTTCGGCACAGGCAGAGACGGATCTGTTGACGGATGCCGACATCGAGGCTGAGATCGCTGCCGTTCGGCGGGTGCGCAACCGGTGA
- a CDS encoding putative toxin-antitoxin system toxin component, PIN family, protein MRIVLDTNVLVSGLLSPFGPPGEILRMVTSGAVTLCVDARLLTEYAQVLARPRFGFDSDAVSALLYFIEHSSVTGAAEPLVVRLPDEDDEPFLEVAIACSARHLVSGNLVHFPAEARCGASVLSPREFLDSYRSATESRDT, encoded by the coding sequence GTGAGGATCGTCCTCGATACCAATGTCCTCGTATCGGGGCTGTTGTCTCCGTTCGGGCCGCCGGGTGAGATTCTGCGGATGGTCACGTCGGGAGCGGTCACACTCTGTGTCGATGCCCGCCTGCTTACGGAGTACGCTCAGGTGCTGGCTCGACCCCGCTTCGGCTTCGATTCCGACGCCGTGTCAGCACTGCTCTACTTCATCGAGCACTCCTCGGTCACCGGTGCAGCTGAACCCCTTGTGGTCCGACTGCCGGACGAAGACGACGAACCGTTCCTTGAAGTGGCCATTGCGTGTTCGGCCAGACACCTTGTGAGTGGGAACCTCGTCCATTTTCCGGCTGAGGCGCGGTGCGGCGCCTCGGTGCTGTCTCCTCGAGAGTTTCTCGACAGCTATCGGTCTGCAACGGAATCGCGAGACACCTAA